AGCGGCCACACTCTGGAATACTCTGCCGCAGGATGGGAGAAGCAGGCAGGCCCCATGGGCAGCATGGGAATTGCCCCAAGACAGGTTGCTGATGAAGAAGGTGAGAAAGAATGCCCACCCCCGAGCCATTCTCCAGATACGTTttaatcgtgtgtgtgtgtgtgtgtgtgtgtgtgcatgctgttGAAAAAGGCCTAGAAAGACTGACCCTCAACTAGAGCAAAGTTGATTGAAGAAAAGGAGGATTTTTGCTTCTTAGACGTATGTGTGTGTCGCATTGAACATATTACCAATTGCATTCACATGGTCCCTGTGTCATCACACGCGCAACCCCTGCAGCCTGTCTGGGGCCCTATATTTCAAGGCCACCTCAGCGAACCAGAGAGTTCAGAGGCAATGGGGGGATGAGGGGTGAAGGGGCTGAGGGAGTGACTCTGCGTCCCCACGGGGATGATGGACAGCAGGGCACAGCCTGTGAGACCAGAAGTGGGGACCACTGAGGACTTGCCCATTCAGTGAGATGACCTGCTCAGTGACAACCCTCCCCACACACAGCCtggccccccaacacacacacacagcagcatCCCCCAATTCTTCAGCTATATTCCAGGCATTGTTGGAACTGCCACACATAAAACCATGGGTCTGACAGAGTCAGAAACGGAGAAATATTCAAACTGACTGCTTAGTAAATGAATGCATGGGTGAGCAGATAGAGGGGTGAGTTAATGGCTGCAGTAGCTTGTAAGCACCAGAAGGATATACGCACCAgtaggaagactccatctctcatACACACAGTTTGCGCCAATGAAGCAAAAGCCTGGTCGCTCTGACGGGCTCCCTTCCAGCAGGCGAGGCAGCGGCACCTGTTTCTCCAGCTGTACATCATTCCCTGGAACCTGCTCCATGAAGACAAGGTGCTCCTCTTCCCATCCAAACAAACCAGGGACCGCTCAGGTCCAGAATAAACTTGTTTGCTATGTCCTTCCAATGAGATGAGAATTAAATTCAAGGAGATATCAAGAAATTCTtgtcaagaactgtgaagggcctgagattttaccctacttACAGTCCCAGGTTCATGGGTGCTGGCCGAAGACATGAGACTTCTGGGTCAAAGACAAAGGACTTTGTTACTTACAGCAACAGCCATAGCTGGGGTATCGGCATTTCTGCACCAGTATCCTGGGCTCCACTCCCTTCAGGGGTTCAGGAAGAAGGCAGACAGCACCCGCACATGCAGTGGGTCCGTTACAGGGAGGACCCTTGAGCCTAGGGAACCCGGTTCTTCTCTAGCAGGTAGTACACATGCCTGCACTCTTTCCTGGAGGGAGACATCATCTTTATTATGCTGGACAGTAACCATGCCTGCCCATTGCCACAGAACGAAACACTCTATTTTCCAAGGCTGCGGGCAAACCTGCCCTTTTCTCCGGTGGGGAGACAGGGAAGGGAGACACTATCTTTATCTTCCAAGGCATTTCACTGTACAAACACCCAGAATAGATAACCTAGAACAAAGGGCCGTCGGGGCCTCTCTCGCAGGATGGGCACAAATACACCCACCCCTGGGAGCCAGCTCCACAGCTCCCTCTCGCCCCACACCAGCTGGGAGGGAATGTGCATGTACGtgtgttctattttaaaaatgaagatacttgttatttttattgggattctgaaatacaaaaaaaaaaaacaaaccatgagGTACTGTTGCAGGCAGCTTCTGAACTGACCCCTACTGGTCCCCACCCCCTGGTATTCACCCCCATGTATGGGCTGCACCCGGTGCCTCGCCTCAAGCTGGTAGAGCACCACAGAGGGAAGGCACGTGCTGTGGTTAGCTGCTGGGCCtctccagatctcatgttgaaatgtgatcctcatGGTGGAGGTGGGGCCAAATAGGAGGTGTTTGGATCGGGGGCGGAACCCTCATGAGTATCTTGGGTGCTGTCCTCAGTCCTTACCCTAGTGAGCAAGTTCTCACTCTGCTAGTTCCCTAAGCTGATTGATCATGCAGAACAGCCCGgcacctccctctctttctttgtgGCTTCCCTCTCCCCATGTGATTGATCTCTGTGAGTGctggctctccctccccctccactAAGGGTGGATAcagcctgaggcctcaccaggagcagatgctggcaccacgcTTCTGGTGctgcctgcagaaccgtgagccaaataaacctctttgttgatctgttgcccagcctCGGGTTTTCCTTTGTGGCAACGCAAATGGATGCAGACAGCAGGATATGTCCAGGTGAGCTTAGGAAAGGCTGCGGCTTCTCTCTTCGGCTCTTCTCCTGGGCTGCTCTGAGGAAGGTGCTGTCATGTTGTGGGCAGCCCAGGGGAAGGGCCCCTGTGACAGGGAACTGTGGGAGCCTGTGACCCACAGctggtgggaaactgaggccctccATCCAACAACCCAGGAGGACCTGAGCTCTGCACAAACCACACGAGGAGTGACCTTGGTTCCAGCTTGGGAGGGGCCCTGAAGTAGAAGACCGAGCTAAGCCCTGTGCCGATTCCTGATCTGGGAGGTAATCAATCTTTCTTAGgccactgagttttggggtaatttgttaggCAGCAATAAATAACTCATACAATAAATAACACATAcaggagccaggtgtggtggctcctgcctgcagtcccagctattcacgagaggtgggaggatcgcttgagcccaggagttcaaggccagcctgggccacatagcaagacctcacctctacaaaaattaattaaaataaaagataactaATACAGCTattgaaaaaattaagagaacAAAATGACTCCACACATTTAGTAGTAAAGTTTggagaattttgttgttgttttcctgaaATCTGGGTTTGAAGCAAAGCAAAATTGTTTTTACATGGATAATAGTGTGAAGGAACCTATATTGTAATGTAATTTACAGAAGTGTTAGTCAAAGTGAGTTCTTTTCCATATAGAAATTAAAAGGTAGTAATTCAAGACCCCATTGCCACTATTTGGACTTAACTACTGCACTACTTAAAGATTTTATTGTATAGCTTGGACAAAGGCACAAGCTTTATGGAAGAGCAATTCTGGGTAATAATTACATAATGACATTGGGGCTACAATACAGGTAATGAAACTCTGCTTCTTCAGAGACAGCACCCCAGGAACACTTTCATTTTCCTCTTAAACATAGGCCATTTTCTCAGTTTAGACAACAGCCCTCTACTCAGTGAGCCTCCGCCCTTCACAGAGGGACATCTCCCTGGCTGGCACCATGGTCTGGGCTCTGTCCCTGCCAACCCTGCAGGGACATGTGGGGCCCCCAATGGGCAGCCCCAGCCTGAGGCTCACATGTTCTCCTTGTCGAACTCACACATGAAGTACATGGTGGTGTGGCAGGCCACGTCGTTCCAGCCGCCCGAGGCCACCATCTCCACGCAGTCCTCCTCGTCGTAGGCGTTGTTGGGCTCGCCGCTGCGCCACTTGTTGAAGGTCCGCATGGGGGAGCGGTCGGAGTACACGAAGGCGCCCTCCTTCTCCAGGTCGTTGATGCCGATGAAGACACGGGCCAGGCCGGCTTGCGCCAGGTATGCGGCCATCAGGCCATTGGCAGCCTCGTCCTTGGGCATGCTCAGCGTGCCCCCGCGGCCCTGGCAGGACAGCTGGGCGTCCGCGTAGCGCTTCTCCTCCTTCACCAGCAGGTAGATCTTGCTCTCCGTCTCGCGCACACCGGCGACAGCTGTGGGGTAAGGCAGGGTTGAAAAGTGAGCACTTGTATCTGTGCAACAAACATAAGGCACAGCCACACGCAGCAGGGGCCAGCAGGGGCCAGCAGGGGCCGGCAGGGCAGGCGTGGGCACGGCAGAGCCCTTGCCGGGGGGCTTAGGAcagggctgggaggtgggagggagcgaGGGCGGCGCCGGGAGCCACATACCATTCTTGATGAACTTGAGCTCGCTGGTCAGCTGAGAGACCTGGTTGTCCATCTCCCCGATGGCCTTGCGCAGCTGGCTGCACTCACACGGGAGGCCTGCGGGGGCCAGGCCCACGTGTTACAAACGCTGGATGAGGACTCGGActcagaagagaggagaggacccCTCCCCGGAAATGCACATTTTACTCAACAAACATGCCCCACGGGCCTTTGAGGCCGCAATAACCATCACCCACTTCATCCTAAAGGCAAGGGGAGCAGGGAAGGACCTCCACAGGAGCGGAGGGAGGGCAGACAGGTGTATTTCAAACCTCTCCAGCTGTAGGGGGAAGAGAAATGGAGGTGCAGGGGTGGGAAGCAGCCCAGGGCAGGGTTGGGACCCAGGGAAGTGGGTCTGGCTGAGGGCGTGCAGTGAGAAAAGCTAGAACATCTGAGGAAGATGGTGGGGATGGCCAGCAGGCCTCCATGGCTTGGGGGCACTGCAGGGCTGAGGGGAGCTGAAGGGCGCAGTGGCGTCTGTCAGGAATGGAAGAGGTGGTGGGGCCATTCCattgctggctgggcacaggAGGTGGAATCTGCCAACACTCAGGTGCCTGTGACATGtcaggtggggagtgggggccAGGGCAGAGCTGGGCATCGTGGGCACACACAGGGCGTGAGGGACGGCTCAGGGAGGGAGGACAGGGCAGCATCACCAGGAGCACCTGCAGGCCGTGGGTGAGGCctgggaggaagtgaggaaggCAGGGCGCACCCACAGGACAGGCGCTGCCATGGTctggtgggaggatggctggagcggCCCTCAGACCCACCACCTAGCGATCAAGGGCTGTCCCAGCTGGATGATGGGGCAGGAATGTGGAGGGAAAGACGGGCCCGGGGTACAGAACTCTGGGGAGCTGCACACGTGAGGCCGCTAGAGAGGAGCTCTGGGGCTTTGCAGTCGTTTTGCTTTAAGACAAGAATTGCTTGCATGTATTGAAACGGTGGTGAAAGGGAGCtgatagggagggagggatgaagccGGTGTCTGTCCTGACACACAAGAGTGAGCAACACCCGTGTCCTGATGAGAGGGACATGGGTGGGACGCAGAGCCGTGGTGGGAAGCCACCACCCACACTGAAATAACAGGGAACACCTCACAGGCCTTTCTGGCAACAGATCTCATTCTCAATGAGCTCATTCCGTTCCCACACGCCTGTGACCACACGCGTGCTGCTCCTATCCCTGCATCACATCTGACATCACTGAGAGCCACGGGGCATGGAGAGCCTGAGATCTGGGCACAGGCAGACAGTCTGGGCTCCAAAATCGAGTATCTGTGCCCCTGTGGCTAGGCGGGAAGTCCCTCTGATGCCTCGCAGACGGCACGGCGTCCAGAACATGCAGCTGTCCTAAGTCCTCTCTGGCTAATCAACTGAGCTACATTCCGCCCTCCCAGTTCTGCCAACCAATTCCCTCAGGCTGCGAGTTTGTTCCTAGTCCCTGGACGGACCCTAGCCTTCTTCCTGTGAAGAGTGACACCTGGTCATCGCCTCTGCGGTGCCGGGGCTCCCCGTGGCCCAGCAGCCTCTGCCTTTCCCCAGGATCGGAGCCTGGGCCTGCCCAGTACCTCACCATCCACCCCCATCGCTGCGGCATGTGGGTGGGCTTTATGCCTTTTCCCAGTTTCCACTGTGCAGAGTCTCAGCCCACCCTGCAGTCTGGCATATCCTGTAGAAGTTCAATCCCCTCTTTCTGGACGTCGGCAATCACGTAGCGCCCAAACCACCTTCCTCGCCCTCATACGTGAgacacccccccccccctccACTCACACTTGCACATTTGAAACTCGATCTTTCTTGGGGTTTGCCttggttttgggggttttttaatGGAAGTTTTATCtaagataaaattttttaaatatattttatcttcaagCTCGCTGAGGTTTGAGGTAATAGAGGCTTTCTGGAGAGACCCCTGTCAGGGGAAGTGGATGGATTCCTCTCCTCATTTAACCTCCAAACTCTGACCAAGCTAGGCCTGATGATAGCAGCTCAGCCCCGGGATGGGACGTCCCCTCTCCTTGCCCCGCCGTCACCTGCCTCCAGGTCCTTTTGTCTCCCAGAGGCTTTGTCCGGGCCGCTCAGGTTGGCTGAGTGCCTGAAGGTGCCCTGAGCGGATGCTGCTCGGCCAGTCAGTGACACTGATCTCAGCGCACTCGCACTGAACAAAGTCACACCGGCAAGTACACCTTCAAGCAGCTGTTCCTCCCCATCTCTGCGGTGCCGAAGGGGCTTTTAAAACAAGGACTTTTATTCAGAAATCTAGCCCCTCTCTTTTCTCCCTGGTTTCCAAGAGCCAGATCCTTCTCGGAAAGCACCTTCTGAATGGGATCCGCCGTGGGGTCTACATGGTGGGTGGGTGTCCGCCGCGGGGTCTACATGGTGGGTGGGTGTCCGCCGTGGGATGTGACGGGGGTGGGTGTCCGCCGCGGGGTCTACATGGTGGGTGGGTGTCCGCCGCGGGGTCTACATGGTGGGTGGGTGTCCGCCGCGGGGTCTACATGGTGGGTGGGTGTCCGCCGCGGGGTCTACATGGTGGGTGGGTGTCCGCCGTGGGATGTGATGGGGGTGGGTGTCCGCCGTGGGATGTGACGGGGGTGGGTGTCCACTGTGGGATGTGACGGGGGTGGGTGTCCGCCGTGGGATGTGACGGGGGTGGGTGTCCGCCGTGGGATGTGACGGGGGTGGGTGTCCACTGGGGGATGTGACGGGGGTGGGTGTCCATTGTGGGATCTACATGGTGTAGATCTACATTGTTTTCAAAAGTgcaatttttaatacattttattaaaaatcctTGGACCCTTTACGCCATACCTGGTTCTCCATTAGGACCAGGGGGTCCTATGTCACCAGAATCTCCTTTCTcacctgaaaataaaaaacaaggtcCAAGTCACCAGGCAGAGATGGACGTGTTCTATGAGTTAAAAACATCAAGACTGAAAATGTGATTTGTCTCACGGATTTCTCCCAGGCCCTCTTGTTGCTACGAAGTACTGGAGCTCCATTCTGCAGGTAATTCCTGCTTCCAGCACTATTTATGTGATATGAACCATATACATGTCATGGGGTGACAGGGATTATCGAGTGATCATTCTTTAAATCAGTTCTGGAAAATCCAGGATATCTGATAGAACACTCTGCAGACATCGCCTCATGAATCCCTGGTGCCATGAGTGAGTGGCCACTCCTCCCAACAGCAGCACCCAACCTCTCTCATGACAGCAGGAAAATCCAGACGGAGCATGATGGGAGCGCCACGCGGGCCTGAGGGCTCATCTAATCCAAGAGTCGGTGCACTCCTTCCTGCCCTGGCTCAAGGTCCTTCCCGTCCCTGCTCGCAGCAGCCTGGTGTCCTGGAGGGCCCAGACGTCAGGAGCCCTGGGCTCCATCCTGGCCTGGACCCAACCTCCAGTTAGATGGGACAAGCCACCTCACCACCCTGCCCCTCAGTTTTCCTCAACGTACAAAACAAGGGGGTTGAACAAAATGATGGCAACAGGGCTTTCTAGCTTCTCTAAAATTAAGTCATGTGACTTCATAGAAATAAGTTCTAATGCATTCTCTTTATTCTCACAGAGAGGCCCCAAATGCCTCTGAGAAAAGACTTGAGTAGATTCCAATTCCATTCGCATAAGGAGGGAAGGAGTTTCGCAGTCTCCACCCACCTGATTCCTCTGTGTTCCTTTATCAGCATCGGGAGCTTGGAAATGAAAGCACAGCTTGACCAGAACCCAGGATGACAATCTCAGAGACGAAGCAAATCAAATAAGCAAAGCCAAACAAGGCCAGCCTGGACCAGCTGCCCCTTAGGAGACACCGGAATCTGCCCAGAGCACACACCGCATGGTAAAAGTATACACATCCCCATGTGTGAGTCAAGACGTAATGTGGCGTTATTCACAAAAGGCAACAGGTGGAAAGAACCCATGTGTCCATCGACAGGTGAATGGACAAAAATTGTGGTCCGTCCATATGGTGGAATATTATTCCCTAAAAAGGCAGGGGATTCTGACCCACACTACCACAcaggtgaaccttgaaaacactacaCCAAGTGAAATCAActagacacagaaggacaaacatTGTTATTCCACATatgtgaaatatctagaataggcaaattcagagacagaaagcagattggagGTTaccggggctgggggaggaggaatGGGGAGCCACTGGTTAGTGGGAAGAGTCTCTCTTTGGAGAGATGAAAAGGGTTTGGAAAGAGTGGTAATGGCTGTACACCATTGCAAATGTACTCAATGTccctgaattgtacacttaaaatacttaaaatggcAAGTTTGGGGATGTAAGTATTTCACCATGATGTTATTTGGGTTTGTGAAGCGCATGCCTCCCTCCAGATCCTGTGGTTCTCTGCGTGCTCTTCACTGGATTGGCCGTGGCAGGGAAGGTGCCTCTCATGGGTTTTCCAGGAGGAGGCCCGCAGCTGAGCTAGGCCCCTCCCCATCGCTCTCCTGGCCACAGAGCCCTTTCTACCAGGTACGGGCTGGGCTAGGGGGAGGTCTGTGACCATGGATCAGAACAAACCATGAGAACCCCCTCACAGCTCAAACCCCAGACCGTAGCCTCTTGGTACCTGGGCCAACCTGCTCCGAGGCAGATGAATGAGGTAGAAGAACCTGGCCCCGGAATTGGACAGACCACAGCAGACTCCCTCCACCGCCAGTGCTCAGGGCAGCTTAGCCACATTGCTACACCGTGCGGGACCCCAAGGAGACTTCGTGAGTCCACACCTGCAGAGCTCAGGGACAGCCAGCTCCTTGCCCTCCCACCGGCTCTATCCCCCAGAGCCCAGCATAGACCTGGAACAAGCCAGGCGCTCCAAAGATGTCCACTGACCAGatggcggggggcgggggtgcATAGGAGCAGCACCTTCTGAGCAACCCCTTGCCTGTCCTGGCCTCAGTCTCTCATCACGGGAGGCGcagctgatctgcccgccttaccAAGGCTGTGAAGCCAAATGCAGCAGCGGAGACGGTGTAATTAGAACCCGCAGGTGCAGACTGAGCCCAGGTGTTGGCACCATAGTTGCTGCTCACACCCGCTGCTGCCATCCCACACCCTGTTCTCACCAAGAACCATCCCATCACCTCGAAATGCCTGAGACCTGAGCTGGGGGAACAGACGCCGTGCCTCCAGAGCAGGGTGCGTCCGCTCCTTATGTGAGGCTCTAAGTCTGTTACCAAACTTGTTAAGGACATTGTGGCTACACAGCCAGAGTCTTGCCCAAGCACACTAGCTGCAGCCCCTCCATCCTGGGGCGCTGTGAAAATCCCGCAGAATGGGGAGCACTTCACCGCACCCTGTAAGCACAGAGCCAGCAACTAGCTCCAAGCACCCCAAAAATGGAAGCACTGCAGTAGATTTCTTATCTACCATGCACAGAATATAAATAAGAGCACCAGACGAGACAATTCAGGCTACAGTTATTCTCAGGGTATCCAGACACTGACCCTGGGGCAGGGGGGAAATGAGGCAAGAATTGCATTGCAAATACCTTTAGAGCCAATGGGACCGATTTTTCCATGGCGACCCACACTGCCTTTCTGTCCTTTGTCCCCCATGTCTCCTGTAGAAAACAATAAGAGCAAAGTTGGTTGATGCACAGGTGACACCGTGGCCTCCTCCATCACACACGTACACGGGTGACCCGACCGCCCTCCTTCCTAACATCACAGACACATAGAAGAGACTAAGACAGACAGCTCTACATCTCTTCAAGGTCACGTATGTGACTGTCACA
The genomic region above belongs to Gorilla gorilla gorilla isolate KB3781 chromosome 12, NHGRI_mGorGor1-v2.1_pri, whole genome shotgun sequence and contains:
- the COLEC11 gene encoding collectin-11 isoform X5 yields the protein MTPALCRSSSLASKGMRERRETKAPQDGLEESAPWEKKQSQPVVTASDISKRKRTSSFVEMGSQGDMGDKGQKGSVGRHGKIGPIGSKGEKGDSGDIGPPGPNGEPGLPCECSQLRKAIGEMDNQVSQLTSELKFIKNAVAGVRETESKIYLLVKEEKRYADAQLSCQGRGGTLSMPKDEAANGLMAAYLAQAGLARVFIGINDLEKEGAFVYSDRSPMRTFNKWRSGEPNNAYDEEDCVEMVASGGWNDVACHTTMYFMCEFDKENM
- the COLEC11 gene encoding collectin-11 isoform X3, producing MWWVSPSPYGSLPCTLPGDAGEKGDKGAPGRPGRVGPMGEKGDMGDKGQKGSVGRHGKIGPIGSKGEKGDSGDIGPPGPNGEPGLPCECSQLRKAIGEMDNQVSQLTSELKFIKNAVAGVRETESKIYLLVKEEKRYADAQLSCQGRGGTLSMPKDEAANGLMAAYLAQAGLARVFIGINDLEKEGAFVYSDRSPMRTFNKWRSGEPNNAYDEEDCVEMVASGGWNDVACHTTMYFMCEFDKENM
- the COLEC11 gene encoding collectin-11 isoform X1 encodes the protein MRGNLALAGVLISLAFLSLLPSGHPQPAGDDACSVQILVPGLKGDAGEKGDKGAPGRPGRVGPMGEKGDMGDKGQKGSVGRHGKIGPIGSKGEKGDSGDIGPPGPNGEPGLPCECSQLRKAIGEMDNQVSQLTSELKFIKNAVAGVRETESKIYLLVKEEKRYADAQLSCQGRGGTLSMPKDEAANGLMAAYLAQAGLARVFIGINDLEKEGAFVYSDRSPMRTFNKWRSGEPNNAYDEEDCVEMVASGGWNDVACHTTMYFMCEFDKENM
- the COLEC11 gene encoding collectin-11 isoform X2, which produces MRGNLALAGVLISLAFLSLLPSGHPQPAGDDACSVQILVPGLKGDMGDKGQKGSVGRHGKIGPIGSKGEKGDSGDIGPPGPNGEPGLPCECSQLRKAIGEMDNQVSQLTSELKFIKNAVAGVRETESKIYLLVKEEKRYADAQLSCQGRGGTLSMPKDEAANGLMAAYLAQAGLARVFIGINDLEKEGAFVYSDRSPMRTFNKWRSGEPNNAYDEEDCVEMVASGGWNDVACHTTMYFMCEFDKENM
- the COLEC11 gene encoding collectin-11 isoform X4, giving the protein MWWVSPSPYGSLPCTLPGDMGDKGQKGSVGRHGKIGPIGSKGEKGDSGDIGPPGPNGEPGLPCECSQLRKAIGEMDNQVSQLTSELKFIKNAVAGVRETESKIYLLVKEEKRYADAQLSCQGRGGTLSMPKDEAANGLMAAYLAQAGLARVFIGINDLEKEGAFVYSDRSPMRTFNKWRSGEPNNAYDEEDCVEMVASGGWNDVACHTTMYFMCEFDKENM